The Paenibacillus sp. YPG26 genome includes a window with the following:
- a CDS encoding DUF5808 domain-containing protein, producing MIFLLSINFAIPIILIIIALITLYAFVLSFWAGQGGSRLEPSDDYSNVRPVHDDDKWLLGMIYFNRKDKNLIVEKRFGVGWGLNFGHPASWLILLGIIVVLVVVTRLEG from the coding sequence ATGATATTTCTGCTTAGCATCAATTTTGCCATCCCCATTATCCTAATCATAATAGCCTTAATCACTCTATACGCCTTCGTCTTATCGTTCTGGGCTGGTCAGGGCGGAAGCCGCTTGGAGCCATCTGACGATTACTCCAATGTCAGACCTGTCCATGATGATGATAAATGGCTATTAGGTATGATTTATTTCAATCGCAAGGATAAAAACCTAATCGTCGAGAAAAGGTTCGGAGTCGGCTGGGGATTAAATTTCGGTCACCCAGCAAGCTGGCTGATTTTGCTCGGAATTATTGTAGTGTTAGTTGTGGTAACGAGGCTTGAAGGTTAG
- a CDS encoding class I SAM-dependent methyltransferase: protein MSSTNIWNPESYDNKLAFVSEYGKNLIDLLKPEQNERILDLGCGTGDLSFQIAKSGAKVTGIDYSASMIEAAQKKYPELDFRISNGESFTAEERYDAVFSNAALHWMKDAQGVVRSIYQVLKPGGRFVAEFGGKGNVESIVQAIYEVMEEDYGLDASPMNPWYFPSIGEYASLLEQHGFKVEYARHYDRPTKLSDNKQGLSGWLANFGGDFMNRFSDEEKAVLYATITERLLPKLLHEGSIYADYKRLTVVAVKN from the coding sequence ATGAGTTCAACAAATATTTGGAACCCGGAATCTTATGATAACAAGCTTGCCTTTGTATCGGAATACGGTAAAAATCTGATTGACTTGCTGAAACCTGAGCAGAACGAGCGGATTCTTGACTTGGGCTGTGGAACCGGGGATCTGTCCTTCCAGATCGCCAAATCCGGCGCGAAGGTAACAGGAATTGATTATTCAGCGAGCATGATCGAGGCGGCTCAGAAGAAATATCCTGAGCTTGATTTTAGAATAAGCAACGGAGAGAGCTTCACCGCAGAGGAGCGCTATGATGCGGTATTCTCCAATGCGGCGCTTCACTGGATGAAGGACGCCCAAGGTGTCGTCCGTTCTATCTATCAAGTGTTGAAGCCTGGAGGAAGATTTGTGGCTGAGTTCGGCGGCAAGGGCAACGTGGAGAGTATCGTCCAGGCCATCTACGAGGTTATGGAAGAGGATTATGGTCTGGATGCTTCTCCAATGAATCCATGGTACTTCCCAAGTATTGGAGAATACGCCTCACTTCTTGAGCAGCATGGATTCAAAGTGGAATATGCCCGCCACTATGACCGGCCCACGAAGCTGAGTGACAACAAGCAAGGCTTAAGCGGCTGGCTGGCTAATTTCGGAGGCGACTTTATGAACAGGTTCTCAGATGAAGAGAAAGCCGTCCTCTACGCCACGATTACAGAAAGACTGCTTCCAAAGCTGCTGCACGAAGGTTCAATCTATGCTGATTACAAAAGGCTGACTGTTGTCGCGGTCAAAAACTGA
- the asnB gene encoding asparagine synthase (glutamine-hydrolyzing), with protein MCGITGFIEWNRDLTGDAALLLTMTETLGKRGPDARGTWIYGPCAFGHRRLSVMDPANGAQPMVIHKDDNVFTVVYNGEIYNAPELREELKQRGYDFRTECDTEVLLQAYIEWGPDSVHKLNGIFAFAIWDSVRQHVFFARDRLGVKPLFYSDLEGTLIFGSEPKAILEHPKVEPVVGAEGLAEIFILGPARTPGHGVYTHLRELRPGQAMIYSRSGLRTYTYWKLDSYTHEDDETRTAARLRELLQDTVERQLLSDVPVCTLLSGGLDSSALTALAVDYYTRSGQGQVHTYSVDYVDNDKYFKAHSYQPGADAPWIERMISELGTQHHWIRFDTPELVNALNASTEARDLPGMADVDSSLYLFSREIKKDATVAISGEAADEIFGGYPWFHRDELLNSGTFPWSVATGLRADLLSPEIREWISPQEYIQDRYQEAVNEVPRLKGETGKEAQMRIMSYLNITRFMPTLLDRKDRMSMAAGLEVRVPFCDHRLVQYVWNIPWEIKTAGDREKGILRKALEGVLPDDVLYRKKSPYPKTHNPAYLNAVRQQVIDILDDSASPILPLINQDRIREIASSAEASSHLPWFGQLMSGPQLFAYLAQVNHWLKTYKVVIR; from the coding sequence ATGTGCGGAATTACCGGGTTTATCGAGTGGAACCGAGACCTGACTGGGGACGCCGCCTTACTGCTGACAATGACAGAAACTCTTGGCAAAAGAGGACCTGATGCTCGTGGAACCTGGATCTATGGCCCCTGCGCCTTCGGGCACCGGAGACTTAGTGTCATGGACCCGGCCAATGGAGCCCAGCCCATGGTTATCCATAAAGACGACAACGTATTTACCGTTGTATACAACGGGGAGATATATAATGCGCCTGAACTGAGAGAAGAATTAAAGCAAAGAGGTTACGATTTCCGGACAGAGTGTGATACGGAAGTGCTGCTTCAGGCATATATCGAGTGGGGACCGGACTCTGTTCATAAGCTTAACGGTATTTTTGCCTTTGCGATCTGGGACAGTGTGCGGCAGCATGTATTTTTTGCAAGGGACCGGCTTGGAGTCAAGCCCTTGTTCTACAGTGACCTGGAGGGTACGCTGATTTTTGGCTCAGAGCCCAAAGCCATCTTAGAACATCCGAAGGTTGAGCCTGTCGTAGGGGCTGAAGGACTTGCGGAAATATTTATCCTCGGCCCAGCCAGAACACCGGGTCACGGGGTTTATACGCATTTACGGGAGTTACGTCCGGGCCAAGCCATGATCTACAGCCGGAGCGGACTGAGAACCTATACTTACTGGAAGCTTGACTCTTACACTCATGAAGATGATGAGACGCGGACCGCAGCCAGACTTAGAGAGCTGCTGCAGGACACGGTTGAACGGCAGCTGCTCTCAGACGTCCCTGTCTGCACTCTGTTGTCCGGGGGACTAGACTCCAGTGCGCTGACCGCATTGGCTGTGGATTATTACACAAGAAGCGGACAGGGACAGGTTCATACGTATTCCGTCGATTATGTGGATAACGACAAATACTTCAAGGCTCATAGTTACCAGCCAGGTGCAGATGCGCCTTGGATTGAGCGGATGATTTCCGAGCTTGGCACACAGCATCACTGGATACGCTTCGATACACCAGAGCTCGTGAACGCTTTGAATGCCTCTACAGAAGCTAGAGATCTGCCCGGTATGGCGGATGTGGACTCTTCTCTGTATTTATTCAGCCGGGAGATCAAGAAGGATGCCACAGTTGCGATATCAGGCGAAGCGGCGGATGAAATTTTTGGCGGATATCCCTGGTTCCATCGTGACGAGCTGCTCAACTCGGGGACCTTCCCGTGGTCTGTAGCCACTGGACTTCGCGCCGATCTGCTCTCTCCCGAGATCCGGGAATGGATCTCTCCACAGGAATATATACAGGACCGCTACCAAGAGGCGGTGAATGAAGTACCGAGGCTTAAAGGCGAGACAGGAAAAGAAGCCCAAATGCGGATCATGTCTTATTTGAATATTACGCGCTTCATGCCGACACTGCTGGATCGCAAGGACAGGATGAGTATGGCTGCGGGGCTTGAGGTGCGTGTGCCTTTTTGTGATCACAGACTTGTCCAATATGTATGGAATATTCCCTGGGAGATCAAGACTGCCGGTGATAGAGAGAAGGGGATTCTTCGAAAAGCCCTTGAAGGGGTTCTCCCGGATGATGTTCTGTACCGGAAGAAAAGCCCTTATCCCAAGACACATAATCCCGCCTATCTAAATGCAGTAAGGCAGCAGGTGATAGATATATTGGATGACAGCGCATCTCCTATTCTTCCTCTGATCAACCAGGACAGAATACGGGAAATTGCTTCTTCCGCCGAGGCCTCGTCCCACCTTCCCTGGTTCGGTCAGCTCATGTCTGGTCCTCAATTATTTGCTTACTTAGCGCAGGTTAATCATTGGCTGAAGACCTATAAGGTGGTCATCCGGTAA
- a CDS encoding DUF1648 domain-containing protein — protein MKSLLPNLPIAMEPSIMAVDTGFRERNIGLSSYWFLIHGLTIVISILAVLLNYDQIPDQISIHYNSNWNVDRYAAKSYSFVFIPTIIQVFITLLFIFENRSIRRVKQQAQSIDPNRSIRQDVNFRLTWSSYMITASFLVVILFSVV, from the coding sequence ATGAAAAGTTTGCTACCTAATCTGCCTATTGCTATGGAACCATCGATCATGGCAGTGGATACTGGATTTCGGGAAAGAAATATTGGCTTGTCTAGTTATTGGTTCCTCATTCATGGTTTAACTATTGTTATTAGTATTCTAGCTGTGCTACTCAACTACGATCAGATTCCTGATCAGATTTCGATCCATTACAACAGTAATTGGAACGTAGACCGCTATGCAGCTAAATCTTATAGTTTTGTGTTTATACCTACAATAATCCAAGTGTTCATAACACTTTTGTTCATATTTGAGAATCGGAGTATTCGCAGAGTGAAGCAGCAGGCTCAATCCATTGATCCTAACCGTTCCATCAGACAAGACGTAAATTTCCGCCTTACTTGGTCAAGTTATATGATTACAGCAAGCTTCTTAGTAGTTATCCTGTTTTCTGTCGTGTAA
- a CDS encoding PilZ domain-containing protein yields the protein MEEPMSCWIRISEINGTMITSKLAEVDLIDISKGGCKIRTVLDLHAASNAIKGVLRLKLTEEEHDFNAKICWQRQIEPPYYHYGLSLQLEAEEKEKINADLRTLAGNKKIKVI from the coding sequence ATGGAAGAACCTATGAGCTGCTGGATTCGGATTTCCGAGATTAATGGTACGATGATCACAAGCAAGCTGGCTGAAGTAGATTTAATCGATATCAGCAAGGGGGGCTGCAAGATCCGCACTGTCCTTGATCTCCATGCTGCTTCTAATGCTATCAAAGGTGTTCTGCGTCTCAAATTAACTGAAGAAGAACATGACTTCAATGCCAAGATCTGCTGGCAGCGCCAAATTGAGCCCCCTTACTATCATTATGGTCTGTCTCTACAGCTCGAAGCCGAAGAGAAAGAAAAGATCAATGCCGATCTGAGAACACTAGCCGGTAATAAAAAAATTAAAGTGATATAG
- a CDS encoding phosphate ABC transporter substrate-binding protein, with product MKLFKKVSLVAVAAAVILSSAGVGSSVQAAGSVSGKITINGSTALLPLSLQAAKEFQRLNPKVKIAASGKGSVTGPQAVKKGIAQIGACDWDASTDVPGFKAFAGQVANKVAVIPFATVVNKNVDVANLTTDQLKGIYSGKITNWKEVGGSNADIVVITRAFGSGTRVNYQAKALGGGDIVKKAKNYKEVGSSGDMKTAVATTPNAIGYIDLVYVTGGDLKAIKHNGVAATVDNVIKGSYKVWSYGYYMTKGQPTGATKAFIDYVQSKKFQEGSLKKLKFIPISAMK from the coding sequence ATGAAATTGTTCAAAAAAGTATCTTTGGTGGCGGTAGCCGCAGCAGTTATTCTATCTTCTGCAGGTGTAGGATCTTCCGTTCAGGCTGCAGGCTCGGTATCGGGTAAAATTACGATTAATGGTTCCACTGCACTTCTTCCTTTATCTCTGCAGGCGGCAAAGGAATTCCAAAGATTGAACCCTAAGGTGAAAATTGCTGCCTCCGGTAAAGGTTCTGTAACAGGTCCTCAAGCAGTTAAAAAAGGCATCGCTCAAATCGGAGCTTGTGACTGGGATGCAAGCACGGATGTTCCAGGATTCAAAGCGTTCGCAGGGCAAGTGGCTAACAAAGTAGCAGTAATTCCTTTTGCAACAGTAGTTAACAAAAATGTGGATGTCGCTAACCTGACTACAGACCAGCTTAAAGGTATCTATAGTGGCAAAATCACGAACTGGAAAGAGGTTGGTGGCAGCAATGCGGATATCGTTGTAATCACACGTGCCTTCGGTTCCGGTACCCGTGTTAACTATCAGGCCAAAGCCCTTGGTGGTGGAGATATTGTAAAGAAAGCTAAGAACTACAAAGAAGTTGGATCCAGCGGCGATATGAAGACGGCCGTGGCTACAACTCCGAATGCTATCGGATATATTGACCTTGTATACGTTACTGGCGGCGATCTCAAAGCGATTAAACACAACGGTGTGGCTGCAACTGTTGATAATGTGATCAAAGGCTCGTACAAAGTCTGGTCTTATGGTTACTACATGACAAAAGGCCAGCCAACTGGCGCTACGAAAGCTTTCATCGATTACGTGCAAAGCAAGAAGTTCCAGGAAGGATCACTTAAGAAGCTGAAATTCATTCCGATTTCTGCAATGAAGTAA
- a CDS encoding stalk domain-containing protein, translating into MSKGKVFSMLVASALVTSAVTAGAAGAAAAKTKPSGPAKTAASKQTTAKFKVIQSGLQVDGDTITLKSIEVNGTKLYSIRDLAGALNAGLKLENGSVVLNDSYGYHTVSIKPNSKSLQVDGAAQGFKVAPKLQDGNIYVELDTIVNALGAELAGSGSVYKIKRLEGSFSTLSFDEKGNVIATKEDGEALQVFKLNPSLGTPNEVFSSNEGAASAVFSPDYKWGAFTNDDGQLFVYDLSTGLTRQIGSDSSVKTDLVWSADGKKVYFIQGDKQEKISYITIDTGILTEVLADKVENKSDLQVSGDEKKIAYLVNTTGVAKNDADSTEDSLTIDYSGAGAQVYSLDTATKGAKPVQLTKTMDNKLLPSILADGSIVYVSADPDGKDVNSVLKSISADGAKITDLVSDIDVTMDVVTRGGKLLVAGLKADGSTQLFEVTGGAKKEIYSTPDGITEVAVSKDGKIALISDGKIVLVEGGKGILLTK; encoded by the coding sequence ATGAGTAAGGGTAAAGTATTCAGTATGTTAGTTGCTTCAGCACTGGTAACCTCAGCTGTAACAGCGGGGGCTGCGGGTGCCGCAGCGGCAAAAACAAAACCATCGGGTCCAGCAAAAACGGCTGCATCCAAACAAACAACAGCCAAATTCAAGGTCATCCAGTCAGGACTCCAGGTAGATGGTGACACGATCACCTTAAAATCAATTGAAGTGAATGGAACCAAGCTTTACTCGATCCGGGATCTGGCTGGTGCACTGAATGCAGGGCTCAAGCTTGAGAATGGAAGTGTGGTTCTGAATGATTCTTATGGATACCATACGGTATCAATCAAACCTAATAGTAAAAGCCTGCAGGTGGATGGCGCTGCTCAAGGCTTCAAGGTAGCTCCCAAGCTTCAGGATGGCAACATTTATGTCGAGCTGGATACCATAGTGAACGCACTCGGTGCTGAACTTGCAGGCAGCGGTAGCGTCTACAAAATAAAGCGTCTGGAAGGTAGTTTCTCTACACTGTCTTTTGATGAGAAGGGGAACGTGATTGCGACGAAAGAAGATGGAGAAGCTCTGCAGGTATTCAAATTGAATCCCTCACTGGGTACTCCAAATGAAGTGTTCTCCTCGAACGAAGGGGCCGCCTCTGCGGTGTTCTCACCTGATTACAAATGGGGAGCGTTCACCAACGACGATGGGCAGCTGTTTGTCTATGATCTCAGCACTGGCTTGACAAGACAAATCGGGTCAGACAGCTCAGTCAAGACAGATCTTGTCTGGTCTGCAGACGGCAAGAAAGTGTACTTTATCCAAGGCGACAAGCAGGAGAAGATTTCCTACATAACGATAGACACCGGCATACTTACTGAAGTCCTTGCAGATAAAGTGGAGAATAAGTCCGATCTTCAAGTATCGGGAGACGAGAAGAAGATTGCTTACCTGGTTAACACAACAGGCGTTGCGAAGAATGATGCTGACAGTACGGAAGATTCATTAACCATTGATTACTCGGGTGCCGGTGCCCAGGTCTACTCCCTGGATACTGCAACCAAAGGTGCGAAGCCTGTACAGTTGACCAAAACTATGGACAACAAGCTGCTGCCTTCTATCCTTGCGGATGGAAGCATTGTCTATGTAAGTGCAGATCCGGATGGGAAAGACGTGAACAGTGTATTGAAGAGCATTTCCGCGGATGGAGCTAAAATTACTGATCTTGTATCTGACATTGATGTGACCATGGATGTCGTAACCAGAGGTGGCAAATTGCTGGTGGCTGGTCTGAAAGCGGATGGTTCAACGCAGCTGTTCGAGGTGACTGGTGGAGCCAAGAAAGAAATTTACAGCACACCGGATGGAATTACTGAAGTTGCTGTATCAAAGGATGGCAAGATTGCCTTGATTAGCGATGGCAAGATTGTTCTGGTAGAAGGCGGCAAAGGCATTTTGCTAACTAAATAA
- a CDS encoding DUF4870 domain-containing protein, whose amino-acid sequence MRTILSSLCYFSIFFAPFLLPVIVWFISNDAVVRKHAGRALLSHIFPVLAALPLLYFMFSAQYLASIFMYVAVFALIYFCAFLYNVIQGIRILSNAKWPQQY is encoded by the coding sequence ATGCGAACAATCCTTTCTTCGCTGTGCTACTTTAGCATCTTCTTTGCCCCTTTCCTACTGCCTGTAATCGTATGGTTCATATCCAATGATGCGGTGGTCCGGAAGCATGCTGGCAGAGCTCTTCTCTCACACATATTTCCGGTTCTCGCCGCACTTCCGCTTCTTTACTTTATGTTCTCTGCTCAGTATTTAGCCTCCATTTTTATGTATGTTGCCGTCTTTGCCCTCATTTATTTTTGCGCCTTTCTATATAACGTTATTCAAGGGATTCGCATTCTCTCTAACGCGAAATGGCCTCAACAATACTAA